The sequence CATCTGAGTGCCTCCAAAGAGACCAACTATACTTCATGTTTGAGTTGGAACATaattaaaactttatatatataaaagaagtagtgttctaactttattttgataataatgtTTACGTTTTATTGGACATAAAACATAGTAATTaggtattaaaatttaattgaaaaacctAGTATATTACAACACTTAAATACTCAcgggcaaaagaaaaaaaaatcacttaagATACTCTATCCAAATTTTACCATTAAAAACTACTATCgaccccctccaaaaaaaaaaaaactattggcTCAGCAAAACTAATACCATACCTTGAGGACAAGAATaaaattacatcaaattattagaTAATGGTTTTCGAAGGTTTTACTTCTACCATATatcaggaaaaaataaataaatagtgtcaCATATTAAGTATCTTAAATTtcgctttcaaaaaaaaagtatcttaAATTTCTATccaatttataatttacttttgaaaaaaaaaaaaaaagtatcttaAATAATAGTGTCGCATATTAATACGGACGTAACAAGCACCCGAATTTCACAAAGTGCAGAGAAATGGTGGGAAAGCTGTTGCATTTTGGTTGAATCCAGAAAATAGTTATCTAGGAAAACTAGAAAAGGACCGAAAGGTGCCCATTTATGTGATGTGactattattacttttttttggtaaactacttatttaatatttactttccctattctcaaaaataatactatttacctttcaaaaaaaaataataataataatactatttaCTTTCCCTCGTGTCTGTTAATTGTCAATAATAACGAAAAACGTTTTCGTTTAATCTTTTATGGCAAAGAAATGTGAAACGACGTCGTTTCCTTTTATTACCTACACGACGTCGTACACTGGCTAGCAAGTTCTAGAAAgtcccaaaaacaaaagcacGGCAAAACCCCTAAATTTGATTTAGGCCttaaaccctaaaaaaattcTCTTCATTCAGTTTCAGAGCTCTCTCAGAGTTGAGGGCACAAATTGATCAAGCAAAAGAGAGATGGTGTGGTTTCAGTGCGAGGATTGTGGAGAGAATCTGAAGAAGCCCAAGTTACCAAATCACTTCAGGATTTGCTCCGCCACCAAGGTCTCCAAAACCCCCTCATTAATAATTTACTTCAAAGAATTTCgttacttttgtttttgggcCTTTGTGGGTGTTATTTGATTATGCTTGAATtgaattttcaaccaaaaaagaaaaagaaaaaaatcaaattttttgattGGGGTTTGTTAATGTTGCAGCTTTCGTGCATAGATTGTGGACAGACATTTGGGCAGCAAAGCGTTCAAAGTCACACTCAGTGTATTACTGAGGCGGTGagtctctctctcatttctatgttttttttcttcttctttattagTCATCAAATTCAGCTCTGTGCTTGGTTTTCTTAAATTTGATTGACTTATTTGATGGCTATATGTCATTGTAATTGAATCAAATGCTGTAATTTTTAGAAATGACTTAGCTCAGTAGCTGCTTATTTTGCATATGCTGCATTAGATTACACTCTGTGTGTGAATATCCGGTTTCTCGAGACAGGCTGCAAAAAGTcttgagagaatttttttttttttttttgtgtggtggCAATCATGTTTAGTTTGTTCACAACTATTGGTCATGCAAAGTAATTGCTTTAATATCTGATGTTATTATCTTTGAGCTGAAGATTTCGGAAATCTTATGTATGTTGGGCTAAATTTCTCTCACTATTGGGCAAAAATGTGTTTCTGTTTTATTGACTGATGTTATCCACTTCATTTGTCGACTTGGGTATAagctataaaaataatattgcaTTGGGACTGAGGAtgtcatttgtttgtttttggtttcaGGAAAAATATGGTCCAAAAGGCCAAATGAAAGTTTCAAATGGTTCAAGCGCCAAGCTCAGCAAGGATTCAAAGCAACAAGTTGattttgatataaatgttgGGTTATCTGAACGCCCACCATGGTTTTGTAGGTATGTTTTATGTCTTTTTGAACTCCGTATCCTAATCTGTGAGAATGTTTaatttatcaaatcaattaGACAGTGTAACAGTTTGTTGGAGTGGAGAGTAGAGGGAATGGGAGGGGAATGGTTTAATGAactttgtttggatgttttttaagaggggggaggggtttggaggggtATCTTACCCCTCCTAACCCCTCGTTATTAAGAGTGGaggggattaaaaaaaattaaaatgtcaaTTTTGCCCTTAAGATGTCAATTAAGGGTGTTCACAGGTCGGTCTTGGTTGGGTTTGTGCTTAAGCCAAACTTGATCCGATCAGTTCGGGTGGGGGAGAACGGAACCCTCCATAGACCCATAAGGAATGGCGGTTTTGACGGCTTGAGTCTCAATGGGTGGCAGTCAGATTTCGGTCAGAGTCATTAAAACAGTGGGGAGAGGAGAGCTCCACCAGATCTGGTCAGAGAACTTGAGATCTCCACCAGATTTGATCAAAGATCTCAAGAACTCGTCCAGATCTAGTAGAGATCTCAAGATCTCTTACCAGATGTGGACTTAGAACTTGctgaaaaaggaagagaaggaTATTGGACGGGTCAGATTTCATTTTTCCAAGGGGGGAAATCTGACTCTCGACCTGTTTCAATCAGGGTATTGACCATGGAGAACTGCCACCAACCGCTGCTTTCCATCAAAATCATCCGAACCTAGCAAATCGGTCTGGGTCGAGTGGTTCATTGGGTCTCTACGTTATTTGGACAGCCCTACATTgtcaatttatatttatttctttaaaattaataaaataaggtGAAAATTGTCAATCTATATGAAATTCCCCTCCCCTCTCCTCTTCCTAAATTTTTGAAGCATTCAAACAAGGTGAAAGGGTAACCATTCCCCTCCACTTTAATTTACTCTCCTCTCCTTCCCCTCCTTACCCTCTACTCCCCTCTCCCTTCAAACATCCAAACAGTGTAAAGGTGCCCTTTGACTTGGagaacacccccccccccccccctcccccctcccttttttaaaaaaggccATATTCAAAGTATATGTATAACTTTAGACTCCATTTGTAATTCTCTCTGCACAAAACTAATTACAATGATGATTAATTGACATTTTCTCTATAGTAAGTATGTGGAAGACTGGGAATTTTATTTGTAGAACCCAACAGATGACTTGTGGTTACTTCATGATTGGATCTGAGTTGTTGCTCAATGTGATTTCAGCCTCTGCAATACCAGCACTACTAGTAAGCAGACCCTGCTTCTCCATGCTGAAGGAAAGAAGCACAAGGCAAAAGCCCGAGCTTTCCATGCCGCAAAACAACCACCTAAGCAGGCAGAAGAATCTGCTCCAGAGACAAAGCTTCCAACTGAAGATACTCAAAAAGATGAATTGCTTGACAATAAATGCGCAAAGGAACCAAATTCGCAAGATCCACCCAAATCTGATACTGAGCATAACAAGTCAGAAACAGATAAAGGAACTTCACcattgaagaaaaagagaaaacttgaTGCATCTGCAAAAGATGATTCAAGAAAGAAGACCAAGGATGATACTCCTGGTGACTTAGGTGATGGGGAAGCTATTCACAGCGAAAAAGCAGAAGCAGATGAAATAAAGAGTCAGTTGAAGAATGATACATTGGCAGAACGTAGCTCAACCAGAGAAGATACGAAACGGAAAATAAAGTGGAAGAAGCTGATCACATCAGCCTTGAAATCTGTATGAATCTTGAATAATATCACTCTTTTTATGTTCATttacatattttcttttggttgtgtATATATTCCTCTGCTTAGCTACATGTTTTTAGATTGTATAGGTGATATAAAATTGACAGCAGGAAAAAGAGACCCACTTCCTATTCCCCAGTATGGGGATTAAGATAAAAGGCATACTTCAGAGTCCTTTCTGAAACAGCTTATTTTGATATTGCATTTGTGCTCTTTATCAAGTACACACTTATGTTTCCTATTTGTGTTTTAATGAGAGGCAGAATCCTGATGGAGTTCTGAAGATGAGGAAATTAAGAAAACTTGTTCTCAAGGCTCTCCATCAATCTGGCACAACAGAAGATGAAACCAAACTCAGTGATACGCTTGAGCACAATGTCAGCCCACCTTAGGATTGTGCTTTTTGtctatttattatatgatttatgaTATGAGTTGAACCTGGAACTGGCCTTTGATTATTTCATGATTTTCTTGTTTAATGCCAGATCAATTCAAGCTCTAGATTCACAGTAGAGAACAAGTATGTCCGGCTGGTGGCTAAGGATTGAAGCACATTTTGGAGAGAGCCTAGGAAGGAAGTCCTTGCATCTCTTGGTGTAATCTTTCTAGTCCAGTCTTTGCAGGCATTTGCTTGTCTCATTTAATTAAGAATGAAGCTTAGCTGCTGCTCCTTTTGTACGTGG is a genomic window of Quercus lobata isolate SW786 chromosome 2, ValleyOak3.0 Primary Assembly, whole genome shotgun sequence containing:
- the LOC115976072 gene encoding UBP1-associated proteins 1C-like → MVWFQCEDCGENLKKPKLPNHFRICSATKLSCIDCGQTFGQQSVQSHTQCITEAEKYGPKGQMKVSNGSSAKLSKDSKQQVDFDINVGLSERPPWFCSLCNTSTTSKQTLLLHAEGKKHKAKARAFHAAKQPPKQAEESAPETKLPTEDTQKDELLDNKCAKEPNSQDPPKSDTEHNKSETDKGTSPLKKKRKLDASAKDDSRKKTKDDTPGDLGDGEAIHSEKAEADEIKSQLKNDTLAERSSTREDTKRKIKWKKLITSALKSNPDGVLKMRKLRKLVLKALHQSGTTEDETKLSDTLEHNINSSSRFTVENKYVRLVAKD